The proteins below come from a single Thunnus thynnus chromosome 10, fThuThy2.1, whole genome shotgun sequence genomic window:
- the LOC137191726 gene encoding E3 ubiquitin-protein ligase TRIM39-like: MATASSFLSEDQFLCSICLEVFTEPVSVPCGHNFCKACISRHWKDKEWCQCPLCNEKFNKGIKLCVNTGFREVVENFKKHRIIAKNNPPVKAGEVPCDCCRGVKCKASKTCLVCLTSYCEIHLEPHQRDAALMRHKLTDPVKKLKDKICKKHNRILELFCRDDLTHVCALCTEHRAHDTVPLDEEYEEEKVQMEREKMEVEEMIQERQKKVQELKDAVQTKRRDKDEAIANSVQTLNVLVASIHRHLSKFCQVIEEKQRAVERQGDMLVTELEKEITELQRRSTRLEGISHIEDHLQFIKSFQSFTSSSSHTKNWSDISINSQHYVEAVRRALVQLEETLSKEMTQVGQDLRGSFDNILADETETVNKPAQTVTDLESLPEGIKLDTIRRQYTVDVTFDPHTASDLLVISEDFKQVQPPHICWSDSDGPFKFNRYAYVLGKKGFSEGRFYYEVQAELKTGWDLGVVRGSMRGKKIFTPNSRNGIWIIRLRNNTNFRALHNTPINLSLKRKPNRVGVFVDYEKGLVSFYDADTETLIYSFTDCRFNEKIFPFFSPGPPEDGINCAPLVLSPAENWEQKVQKTSQKTKDIPPQSSDSLLYIIIIGIILVISNVITSIQEQS; encoded by the coding sequence ATGGCCACAGCCAGCAGTTTCCTGTCTGAAGATCAGTTCctgtgctccatctgtctggagGTTTTCACAGAGCCTGTTTCTGTTccatgtggacacaacttctgcaagGCCTGTATCAGCAGGCACTGGAAGGACAAAGAGTGGTGTCAATGTCCACTGTGCAACGAGAAGTTCAACAAGGGGATCAAACTTTGTGTTAACACAGGATTCAGGGAGGTTGTGGAGAATTTCAAGAAACATCGTATCATAGCTAAAAATAATCCCCCAGTCAAAGCAGGAGAGGTGCCATGTGACTGTTGCCGTGGCGTCAAGTGCAAAGCTTCAAAGACCTGTTTGGTCTGTTTGACCTCTTATTGTGAGATACACCTTGAACCTCATCAGAGAGATGCGGCCTTAATGAGACACAAATTGACTGATCCTGTGAAGAAGCTGAAGGACAAAATATGCAAGAAACATAATAGGATTTTAGAGCTCTTCTGCAGGGATGACCTGACCCATGTTTGTGCCCTTTGTACAGAACATAGGGCACACGATACAGTCCCTTTAGACGAAGAGTATGAGGAGGAGAAGGTTCAGATGGAGAGGGAAAAGATGGAAGTAGAGGAGATGATACAAGAGCGACAAAAGAAGGTTCAGGAGCTGAAGGATGCAGTGCAGACCAAGAGGAGGGACAAAGATGAAGCAATAGCAAATAGTGTTCagactttaaatgttttagtaGCCTCCATTCACAGACACCTGTCTAAGTTTTGTCAGGTGattgaagagaagcaaagagCAGTAGAGAGACAGGGTGACATGTTGGTCACAGAGCTGGAGAAGGAAATCACTGAGCTCCAGCGGAGAAGCACAAGGCTGGAGGGCATCTCACACATTGAAGATCACCTCCAGTTCATCAAGAGCTTCCAgtccttcacctcctcctcttcacacaCCAAGAACTGGTCTGACATCAGTATCAACAGTCAGCACTATGTGGAGGCAGTGAGAAGAGCTCTGGTACAGCTAGAGGAGACACTCAGCAAAGAGATGACACAAGTTGGACAAGATTTAAGGGGAAGCTTTGATAACATCCTTGCTGACGAAACTGAAACAGTGAATAAACCAGCCCAGACAGTCACAGATCTAGAGTCCCTGCCCGAAGGCATCAAGTTGGACACAATTCGGCGGCAGTATACAGTGGACGTGACATTTGATCCGCACACTGCAAGCGACCTGCTCGTAATTTCTGAGGATTTTAAACAAGTGCAACCTCCTCACATTTGCTGGAGTGACAGTGACGGCCCATTTAAATTCAACAGATATGCCTACGTCCTGGGAAAAAAGGGCTTTTCTGAAGGGAGATTCTACTATGAAGTTCAGGCTGAATTGAAGACTGGCTGGGATTTAGGAGTAGTCAGAGGGTCGATGCGTGGGAAGAAGATATTCACACCTAACTCCAGGAATGGAATCTGGATCATAAGGTTGAGGAATAACACCAACTTCAGGGCTCTACATAACACCCCTATCAACCTCTCCTTGAAAAGAAAACCTAACAGAGTCGGGGTGTTTGTAGATTATGAGAAGGGATTGGTGTCCTTCTATGATGCAGACACTGAGACTCTGATCTACTCTTTTACTGACTGCAGATTCAATGAGAAAATCTTTCCATTCTTTAGCCCCGGTCCCCCTGAGGATGGTATAAACTGTGCCCCTCTGGTCCTCTCACCTGCTGAAAACTGGGAACAGAAGGTACAAAAGACATCTCAGAAGACAAAGGATATTCCGCCACAATCTTCGGATTCcttattatacattattattattggcatTATCCTTGTTATTAGTAATGTCATCACATCCATACAAGAACAGAGTTGA